GGAAATGGCCAGCTGGCACTTTGAGGCTGAGACAGAGGAATGCCACGATGCTTGAGTAGGCAGGAGAATTGGAACCATGGATTTTGACTTGTTGGTGCCGTGACTCACCCTGGACTGCCGCCCACCGTTGGCATGTGCTAAACGATATCAGAAAAAAGAACGCCTCGGTGACGAGAAGAATCATCGACTACTTCCGCAAGAACGTCGGCCAAGAGATAACAGGAGAAGAGCTCAAATATCTGGCCAAGGACAGGAAAGAATGGGCCCGTCGCGTTCGTGAGTTGCGGACGGAACAAGGTTGGCCCATCGTCACCAAAAATAGCGGACGCGAGGATTTGGCTATTGGCGTATATGTTCTGGAAGAAGACCGGCAGGCGTACGAACACGATCGCTCAATACCCGATTCTATTCGGGTTGCGGTCTTGGAACGAGACGGGTTCAGATGTGTCGAATGTGGCTGGCACAGGGGCATGCTTTCACCGGACGATCCCAGAAAGATGCTGGAGCTCCACCACAAACAGCATCATAAGGATAGGGGTGGAAACACACTCAACAATCTCGATACTCTTTGCAATGTCCATCATGATGAACAGCATCGAAGAACTCGGCGATCAGTGTGATTGAAACAATGGATCAGCGATCGGAGAAGGCGAATGTTGTCGGACCATGACATCCAGGCTGCTCAAGTTAGCTTTGATCCCCCTCTATGGCAAAGAAAGAAAAAGAGAGAGGTGTCCCTAATAGCTCATCGTGGAGCGACGCTCAAAGGGATCACGATTTCTCAAGAAAAAGACGGTCCAACCATTAGAGTCCCGCACGTTCTACACATCGTAAACAGACCAGAGCATGGACTTATTGAAGCACCCAAGCGGCTAGAAGAAGGATACGTAGAGCAACCAGTATCTGACTTGGCCCGTGAAACACTTCTTCGTAGGGTAAGGGATGTCTACCAGGAAGAATTGGCTCGGGTCCGCAAGGAACGATAAATCGTGCAGAACTAAAGGGGGCATTCAGCCTTTTTCCGGCAGCGGTGGCCACGCTGACGCTGAACTCAGGCAGGGAGCAGGCTGGCGGTGGAGGGGAAGGTTGAGGCTGAGGTTAAGGCTCAGGCTCAGTAAAGAGGCTAGCGATGCCGGTTCTCTTCCTCCTGTTGCTCCTGATGCTGACACTGCCTCTCCCCGTCCACGCGGAAGATCTCGGCGAGTTGAGTGCGAATCCCGTTGGTCTGTCTGGTTCATTTGGTCTATTCGGTCTGTCTGGTTTCTCTGGTCTCTCTGGTCCCTTTGCTTGATTTTCCGTTCAGGTCAACAAGACCGACCAAATGGACCAGATCAACGAGATAGACCAGTTTCGGCTCTCCGTTCTCGCCGGACTCAATCAACAATTCCTTCGGCGCCGGGAATCGCTATAGTCTCAGCAGTCCCACGAATCCCTACGGCCACGGCCTGCGAATCGAAGGTCGTTGATCCAACCGCTGAATCGTTCCATGTGATCTCATTCCTGCTTGTCTCTTCGGTTTCCATCCCGACTCACGGGTTTGTTGTCGTAGCCAGGCCCGGCAGCGGCCGACCGGCTAGCACCTGCGAGGCGCACCGCTCGCGCCAGTAAGACTGTCACTCCCGCCGCTTATCCCTCTCCGGCACGCCGGCAACGTCCTCTGCCGAGCCCGGACTATTCATGAATACCTGCTATGTCATTCGATCCTCTCGCCCGGCGGGGCTTTTCTCGTTCGGCCTCCTCGACGGACTGACAGTACGCCTGCGTCGGCCTTGCTTGCGAGAAGCCCCGGCGGGCTTCGGTCTCGAACGCCTCGCGACGGCATTCATGAATAATCCTGGCTTGCGTTTCCTTCGTGAACTGTGCGTTGGCTCTCCTCTTCCTGTGAGAGAGCCAACTTCATTTCAACCAAGGAGGACACAAGATGGCTACAAACACATCATCCACACAAACGGCCAACACGCTGTGATGTGGCAACATCAAAGCGACGATCTGGGAGCATGTCAGCGAGAAGGGACGGATCAATCCGGAGAATGGCGCAATGGCACCTCATTCGGTCTCAACGACCTTGAGGCATTGCTCACTGTGGCGCGTGAAGCCAAGGACTGGATGGCGACTCATGCCTTAAAGCGCTGAGCCGCTTCCAGAGGAAGCCTTCGGCCCTCCGGGGGCTTCCCTCCCAATTAAAACGGATGGAGAATGACAAATTAGTGCTGCGTCTTATAGCGTGTGGGCTTCTTCGACACTTCCTCGTCGGTCATTTCGGTAGCCATGCGGTAGCAGGACTC
This Nitrospirota bacterium DNA region includes the following protein-coding sequences:
- a CDS encoding HNH endonuclease, which gives rise to MTRRIIDYFRKNVGQEITGEELKYLAKDRKEWARRVRELRTEQGWPIVTKNSGREDLAIGVYVLEEDRQAYEHDRSIPDSIRVAVLERDGFRCVECGWHRGMLSPDDPRKMLELHHKQHHKDRGGNTLNNLDTLCNVHHDEQHRRTRRSV